AGAGAAATGGAAAGGGGATCGAAATAAACAGGAATTTGCCTATGTAAAAGGTGATCAGATAGAACTCGATCAGATTCAACATCTCTCTAAACGAGAGAACTTGTTGGCATCTTTTCAAATAGGAGGCTAGGAAAGATGGGAGAAGCGATTGTAATTACTTCTGGAAAAGGTGGAGTAGGGAAAACAACGACGACAGCAAATATTGGAACAGTTTTGGCTCTATCAGGAAAAAAAGTTTGTCTAGTTGATACAGATATAGGATTACGTAATCTTGATGTTGTCATGGGATTAGAGAATCGAATCCTTTATGATCTTGTCGATGTGATCGAAGGACGCTGTCGTCTTAAACAAGCATTGATTAAGGATAAACGTTTTGATGAACTGTACCTGCTGCCTGCCGCGCAAACGAAAGATAAGAATGCAGTTCAACCACATCAAATGCGAGATTTAATCGCAGAGTTGAAGAAGGAATTTGAATATGTTTTGATTGATTGTCCAGCTGGGATTGAACAAGGTTTCAAAAACGCAGTAGCCGGTGCAGATCATGCGATTGTGGTTACAACTCCTGAGGTTGCTGCCGTTCGTGATGCGGATCGAGTGATTGGTTTACTCGAGAAAGAAAAACACGTAAGTTCGCCAAAGTTGATTATTAATCGGATCAAACCGCAAATGGTAAAAAAAGGTGAGATGCTGGATATTGAGGAAATTGTGTCCATTCTTGCGATTGATTTACTCGGTATTGTACCTGATGATGAATACGTCATTCAAGCAGCAAATAAAGGGGAACCTACTTCTCTGAATACAGAAGCCACAGCGGCAATCGCCTACCGCAATATTGGACGGCGAATTTTAGGCGATACAGTTCCATTAATGAATTTAGAAGAAAAGAAAGGTTTTATGCATAAGTTTAAAAAGCTACTTGGGATAAAATAGCAGGCCTTTATTACAAGGTTTCTGCTTTTTTTTTGAAAAGCAGGTACGGTATAATATTTGTATGCATACGCATGATGGAGGGTATCAATCATGGAATTCTCAAAACGATACTTCAAGTATCTCGATTATTGGATTATATTTATTATTTTTTCTTTAGGGATTTTTAGTTATTTAGGAATATTAAGTGCAAAACCAGACTCTTCGTTTGCGCTGAAACAGATCATTTGGTATGGGATCGGCTTTTTTGTTTTAATAGTGATGTTATTGATTGATTATGAGGTATTAATCCATTTTACTTATGTGCTATATGGGATTGGCCTATTTCTTTTATTGGTCCTTTTATTTGTAGCAGGCAAAACAAAGGGGATTACTGGATGGTTTGAATTTGGCAGTGTCAAATTTCAGCCTTCCGAATTAATGAAGATCATTACGATTATTACGTTAGCCAATTATCTAAACAAACGGGGAGAGCGGCCATTTGAACGATTTGTTGACCTCTATCCGATATTTTTGATTGTTGGTGCACCATTACTTCTCATTTTATTACAGCCGGACTTAGGAACAGCGCTAGTTTTTATTTCGCTTACGTTAAGCATGATGTTAGTCTATGGCGTGAAGTTTCGGCATTTTGCCATTTTAGGCGGTATTGGATCTTTGGGAATATTGGTTTTAGCCTTTTTGTACAA
This genomic interval from Tepidibacillus fermentans contains the following:
- the rodA gene encoding rod shape-determining protein RodA, which translates into the protein MEFSKRYFKYLDYWIIFIIFSLGIFSYLGILSAKPDSSFALKQIIWYGIGFFVLIVMLLIDYEVLIHFTYVLYGIGLFLLLVLLFVAGKTKGITGWFEFGSVKFQPSELMKIITIITLANYLNKRGERPFERFVDLYPIFLIVGAPLLLILLQPDLGTALVFISLTLSMMLVYGVKFRHFAILGGIGSLGILVLAFLYNFKQDIFFKIIEEYQWHRLTSFIDPSSDPLGSGYQVTQSLIAVGSGMLKGVGLHQGRQGRYNWVPEAHTDFIFSVLSEELGFIGSSLLVLLFFLLIYRVVRIGIESKDRFGTYVAAGIVGMWVFTIFENIGMTISIMPITGIPLPFVSYGGSSVLANFISAGLILNIGMRRKTLMFDS
- the minD gene encoding septum site-determining protein MinD; this encodes MGEAIVITSGKGGVGKTTTTANIGTVLALSGKKVCLVDTDIGLRNLDVVMGLENRILYDLVDVIEGRCRLKQALIKDKRFDELYLLPAAQTKDKNAVQPHQMRDLIAELKKEFEYVLIDCPAGIEQGFKNAVAGADHAIVVTTPEVAAVRDADRVIGLLEKEKHVSSPKLIINRIKPQMVKKGEMLDIEEIVSILAIDLLGIVPDDEYVIQAANKGEPTSLNTEATAAIAYRNIGRRILGDTVPLMNLEEKKGFMHKFKKLLGIK